A section of the Candidatus Korarchaeota archaeon NZ13-K genome encodes:
- a CDS encoding cell division protein FtsZ (GTPase; similar structure to tubulin; forms ring-shaped polymers at the site of cell division; other proteins such as FtsA, ZipA, and ZapA, interact with and regulate FtsZ function) — protein sequence MILMAQESARVTMTVVGVGGAGCNTLNRLKEVGAPVKTIAIHTEANHLKA from the coding sequence TTGATCCTGATGGCCCAGGAGAGCGCTAGGGTGACCATGACAGTGGTCGGAGTTGGTGGAGCTGGCTGCAACACGCTCAACAGACTCAAGGAAGTGGGCGCGCCTGTGAAGACAATAGCCATACACACGGAGGCGAACCACCTGAAGGC